In one Inquilinus sp. Marseille-Q2685 genomic region, the following are encoded:
- a CDS encoding cytochrome b: MSCGLLLTAVLIARLLWRGSRGRRLPPANTGLQHLAAKAAHHALYLLLAAQVVLGFLFRWAQGEPFRFFGLFDVPAAFAPNPDLAHRIGGLHDTVAWAIIVLAGLHAAAALIHHYALRDDVLRRMLLG, translated from the coding sequence ATCTCCTGCGGCCTGCTGCTGACGGCGGTGCTGATCGCGCGCCTGCTCTGGCGCGGCAGCCGGGGTCGCCGCCTGCCGCCGGCGAACACCGGCCTGCAGCACCTGGCGGCCAAGGCGGCGCATCACGCGCTGTACCTGCTGTTGGCGGCACAGGTGGTGCTGGGCTTCCTGTTCCGTTGGGCGCAGGGCGAGCCGTTCCGGTTCTTCGGCCTGTTCGACGTGCCGGCGGCCTTCGCGCCCAATCCCGACCTGGCGCACCGGATCGGCGGGCTGCACGACACCGTTGCCTGGGCCATCATCGTCCTGGCCGGGCTGCATGCGGCCGCAGCGCTGATCCACCACTACGCGCTGCGCGACGACGTGCTGCGCCGGATGCTGC
- a CDS encoding iron-sulfur cluster assembly scaffold protein, giving the protein MIDALYDQAILQKARDATGAGRLPEPDGSAMIDNPLCGDRVTIDLTLADGKVARVGHLVRGCVLCEASAALIAEKAVGQAPATLREIAAGIRPMLREGAAPPWPELEIFTPVRAVRSRHDCVELPFRALAAALDKAGA; this is encoded by the coding sequence ATGATCGACGCGCTCTACGACCAGGCCATCCTGCAGAAGGCGCGGGACGCGACCGGTGCCGGGCGGCTGCCCGAGCCCGACGGGTCGGCGATGATCGACAACCCGCTCTGCGGCGACCGGGTGACCATCGACCTGACCCTGGCGGACGGCAAGGTGGCCAGGGTCGGCCACCTGGTGCGCGGCTGCGTGCTGTGCGAGGCCTCGGCGGCGCTGATCGCCGAGAAGGCGGTCGGCCAGGCCCCGGCGACGCTGCGCGAGATCGCGGCCGGCATCCGGCCGATGCTGCGCGAGGGGGCCGCCCCGCCCTGGCCGGAGCTGGAGATCTTCACCCCGGTCCGCGCCGTGCGCAGCCGGCACGACTGCGTCGAGCTGCCGTTCCGCGCCCTGGCCGCGGCGCTGGACAAGGCCGGCGCCTGA
- a CDS encoding XdhC family protein — protein sequence MKREILDALQAARAEHKTAALVTDLSSGAQALVIDGAVTGDLPVDAALRGAIDEALRHNRSRTAADGKLFIQAFVPPLRLAIVGAVHIAQALAPMAALAGYDVTVIDPRRAFASDERFPGVKVSTEWPDDGLAALKPDGRTAVVTLTHDPKLDDPALDVALKSPAFYIAALGSRKTHAGRIERLTARGHGTDALARIHGPAGLAIGAVSPAEIAIAVMAQMTAVLHGAEPHGKAPA from the coding sequence GTGAAGCGCGAGATCCTCGACGCGCTGCAGGCCGCGCGGGCCGAGCACAAGACCGCGGCGCTGGTCACCGATCTCTCCAGCGGCGCCCAGGCGCTGGTGATCGACGGCGCCGTGACCGGCGACCTGCCGGTCGACGCGGCGCTGCGGGGCGCCATCGACGAGGCGCTGCGCCACAACCGCAGCCGCACGGCCGCGGACGGCAAGCTGTTCATCCAGGCCTTCGTGCCGCCGCTGCGGCTGGCCATCGTCGGCGCCGTCCACATCGCCCAGGCGCTGGCGCCGATGGCGGCGCTGGCCGGCTACGACGTCACCGTGATCGACCCACGCCGCGCCTTCGCCTCCGACGAACGCTTCCCCGGCGTCAAGGTCAGCACCGAATGGCCGGATGACGGCCTTGCCGCGCTGAAGCCGGACGGCCGCACCGCCGTCGTCACCCTGACCCACGACCCCAAGCTGGACGACCCGGCGCTGGACGTGGCGCTGAAATCCCCGGCCTTCTACATCGCCGCCCTCGGCAGCCGGAAGACGCATGCCGGGCGGATCGAGCGGCTGACCGCGCGCGGCCACGGCACCGACGCGCTGGCCCGGATCCACGGGCCGGCCGGCCTCGCCATCGGGGCCGTCTCCCCGGCCGAGATCGCGATCGCCGTGATGGCGCAGATGACCGCGGTGCTGCACGGCGCCGAACCGCACGGAAAGGCCCCCGCGTGA
- a CDS encoding alpha/beta hydrolase: MKSSDAHILMVPGLASPDEGHWQARWQSRLKTARWVGSADDPADRGRVEALVAAVDAADKPVVLIAHGLGVLAVASAAPRLNGRVAGALLVAPPDPAGVPGYEAVPRDPLPFPSLLVASASDPGCALAVADDLAAAWGSQFVDAGDAGGLDSASGHGPWPEGLTRFAMLMARL; the protein is encoded by the coding sequence ATGAAATCCTCCGACGCCCATATCCTCATGGTCCCCGGCCTGGCCTCGCCGGACGAGGGGCACTGGCAGGCCCGCTGGCAGTCGCGCCTCAAGACCGCGCGCTGGGTCGGCAGCGCCGACGATCCGGCCGACCGGGGCCGGGTCGAGGCCCTGGTCGCCGCGGTCGACGCCGCCGACAAGCCGGTGGTGCTGATCGCCCATGGCCTGGGCGTGCTGGCCGTCGCCTCCGCCGCCCCGCGCCTGAACGGCCGCGTCGCCGGGGCGCTGCTGGTGGCGCCGCCGGACCCGGCCGGCGTGCCCGGTTACGAGGCTGTGCCCCGCGACCCGCTGCCCTTCCCGTCCCTGCTGGTCGCCAGCGCCAGCGATCCGGGCTGCGCCCTGGCCGTGGCCGACGACCTTGCGGCCGCCTGGGGCAGCCAGTTCGTCGATGCCGGCGACGCCGGCGGCCTCGACAGCGCCAGCGGCCACGGCCCCTGGCCGGAAGGCTTGACCCGCTTCGCCATGCTGATGGCGCGCCTGTGA
- a CDS encoding NTP transferase domain-containing protein gives MIFGSLPVAEAAGAILAHAVAAGDTVFRKGRRLSEADIAALKAAGVEEVQAARLERGDIHEDQAAERVAAAVQGPGLSASAAFTGRVNLYAEAAGVVVIDRERIDRLNRLDESITIATLPEWAEVAPKQMVATIKIIPFAAPTDAVSLVEVMSSLPERGPALRLARYRPLKVGLIQTRLPTTKPSVLDKTAQVTAERLARLGGTLARERRSDHKAPALTSEIRMVQNLGLDLLLIAGASAITDRRDVLPAAIEASGGIVEHFGMPVDPGNLLLMGRIGAMPVLGLPGCARSPKLNGFDWVLQRIAAGLTVTRLDVMAMGVGGLLAEIPSRPLPRDRTADGNGMPHAPNVGVVVLAAGQSRRMGELNKLLAPVDGKPMVAHAVDAALGTKGIGPVVVVTGHEREQVEAVLADRAVTFTANPRYAEGLSTSLAAGLAALPHEVDAAIVCLGDMPRIDSRLIERLVAAYAPTEGRSIVVPTHQGKRGNPVLWDRRFFPAMAAVAGDVGARHLIGEHADEVVEIEAGDTAVLFDVDTPETLSTLTAKVPTR, from the coding sequence GTGATCTTCGGCTCCCTGCCCGTCGCCGAGGCCGCCGGCGCCATCCTCGCCCACGCCGTCGCCGCCGGCGACACGGTGTTCCGCAAGGGACGGCGGCTGAGCGAGGCCGACATCGCGGCGCTGAAGGCCGCCGGCGTCGAGGAGGTGCAGGCGGCGCGGCTCGAGCGCGGCGACATCCACGAGGATCAGGCCGCCGAACGGGTCGCCGCGGCCGTGCAGGGGCCGGGGCTGAGCGCCAGCGCCGCCTTCACCGGCCGAGTCAATCTCTACGCCGAGGCGGCCGGCGTGGTCGTGATCGACCGCGAGCGGATCGACCGGCTGAACCGGCTCGACGAATCGATCACGATCGCCACCCTGCCCGAATGGGCCGAGGTCGCGCCCAAGCAGATGGTGGCGACGATCAAGATCATCCCCTTCGCCGCGCCGACCGACGCGGTGTCGCTGGTCGAGGTGATGTCGTCGCTGCCCGAGCGCGGGCCGGCTTTGCGCCTGGCCCGCTACCGGCCGCTCAAGGTCGGGCTGATCCAGACCAGGCTGCCGACGACCAAGCCGAGCGTGCTGGACAAGACCGCCCAGGTGACGGCGGAGCGGCTGGCCCGGCTGGGCGGCACGCTGGCGCGCGAGCGCCGGTCGGACCACAAGGCCCCGGCGCTGACCAGCGAGATCCGCATGGTGCAGAATCTCGGCCTCGACCTGTTGCTGATCGCCGGCGCCTCGGCCATCACCGATCGGCGCGACGTGCTGCCGGCGGCGATCGAGGCGTCGGGCGGCATCGTCGAGCATTTCGGAATGCCGGTCGATCCCGGCAACCTGCTGCTGATGGGCCGCATCGGCGCCATGCCGGTGCTGGGCCTGCCCGGCTGCGCCCGGTCGCCCAAGCTGAACGGCTTCGACTGGGTGCTGCAGCGCATCGCCGCCGGCCTGACCGTCACCCGCCTCGATGTCATGGCCATGGGCGTCGGCGGCCTCCTGGCCGAGATCCCGAGCCGCCCCCTGCCCCGCGACCGCACCGCCGACGGCAACGGCATGCCGCACGCGCCGAATGTCGGCGTGGTGGTGCTCGCCGCCGGCCAGTCGCGCCGCATGGGCGAGCTGAACAAGCTGCTGGCCCCGGTCGACGGCAAGCCGATGGTGGCGCATGCGGTCGACGCCGCGCTCGGAACCAAGGGCATCGGCCCGGTGGTCGTCGTCACCGGGCATGAACGCGAGCAGGTCGAGGCGGTGCTGGCCGACCGGGCGGTCACCTTCACGGCCAACCCCCGCTATGCCGAAGGCCTCAGCACCTCCCTCGCCGCCGGGCTCGCGGCGCTGCCGCACGAGGTCGATGCCGCCATCGTCTGCCTCGGCGACATGCCGCGCATCGACTCGCGATTGATCGAGCGGCTGGTCGCCGCCTATGCGCCGACCGAGGGCCGTTCGATCGTGGTGCCGACTCATCAGGGCAAGCGCGGCAACCCGGTGCTGTGGGACCGCCGCTTCTTCCCGGCCATGGCCGCGGTCGCCGGCGATGTCGGCGCCCGCCACCTGATCGGCGAGCATGCCGACGAGGTGGTGGAGATCGAGGCCGGCGACACCGCCGTGCTGTTCGACGTCGACACGCCGGAGACGCTGTCGACCCTGACCGCCAAGGTTCCGACGCGATGA
- a CDS encoding XdhC family protein — protein MTDHDDVLALASAWAAEGRPVALATVVSTWGSSPRPAGSQLVIDGEGRMQGSVSGGCIEGAVVREALEVMQDGKPRLLDFGVTDEQAWEVGLACGGKVQVFVERLS, from the coding sequence ATGACCGATCACGACGATGTGCTGGCTCTGGCCTCGGCCTGGGCCGCCGAGGGACGTCCGGTGGCTCTGGCGACCGTGGTCTCGACCTGGGGCTCCTCGCCACGCCCGGCCGGCAGCCAGCTGGTGATCGACGGCGAAGGCCGGATGCAGGGCTCGGTCTCCGGCGGCTGCATCGAGGGCGCCGTGGTGCGCGAAGCGCTGGAGGTGATGCAGGACGGCAAGCCGCGCCTGCTCGATTTCGGCGTCACCGACGAGCAGGCCTGGGAGGTCGGGCTGGCCTGCGGCGGCAAGGTCCAGGTCTTCGTCGAGCGGCTGTCGTGA